The genomic region GAATTCAATGCAGGGAAAAGTTCTTTCCTGAATGCCTTACTCAACACCACTTCATTGCCAGAGGGGGTCACGCCCACCACGGACCGGATTTATGTGCTTTTGAATGGGGAAGATGGGGAACTTGAACCCACCCCTGACCCTTTTGTGGTGAAGAAGCGCTTGCCTCTGGAGGACCTGAACAGCATCGCTCTGGTGGATACCCCCGGAACCAATGCGGTGATCCGTCGGCACCAGACCATCACCGAGGGGTTTTTGCCCAGAGCGGATCTGGTGCTGTTCATCACCAGTGCAGACCATCCGTTCACCGAATCTGAACGGCAATTTCTGGAACTGACCCGCCGTTGGGGCCGCAATGTGATGCTGATCATCAACAAGGCGGATTTGCTGGAAACCGCTCAGGACCGCGAGCAGGTGCTGAATTTTGTGCGTGAGCACGCCACCCACACCCTCGGGGTGACCCCACAGATTTTCATGCTGAGTGCCCGCAACCAGAAACGCACAGGTGAAGACGATGGATTCATGCGTTTCAAACGCACGCTGGTGGATCGCCTGAGCGAAAAAGAACGGGTGCGCCTGAAACTGATGACCCCTCTGGGGGTGGCCAGAGAACTGGTCCGCCTCCACACCGACCATCTGGAGCGCAGCAGGGTGGTGCTGCAAAACGACCTGCAAACCTTTGAGCATCTGGAAATGCAGGCCCGGGTCCACGGCCATGAGGTCAAAGACGAGTTGGCCCACCAGTTGGCTTTGCTGGAAGAACCCTTAAATGCCTTTCAGGAGCGCGCCGAGAATTTCATCAACCGCTATTACCGCATCAGCCGGACACTGGACCTCATGAAGCCGGACCGTCTGGAAGAGAATTTCCGCAAAGAAGCCATTGCCAATCTGGAACGGGATCTGGAAAAAGTGCTCTCGCACAGTGTGGACCGCCTGATGGAAAGCAACTTGCGCTTCTGGGAGGATGTGCAGCACCAGCTGACCAGCCGTTCCAGAGAGAACATCCCCAGAAGCCGTTTCCAGATGGACCGCAGTGCAGTGCTGGAAGCCCTCCGCAACAAAACCGAGGAGCACACCAAAGAGCTTCTGGAACCTTCTGCCACACAGGAATTCAGTGGAAATGCCCAGAGCAGTGTCATGCAAGCGGGCCTGATCAGCGTGGGTGGAATTGGCCTCGGGGCTGCGGTGATCGCCCTGATCGGGGGTGCCGCCGCAGATGTGACAGGCATTCTGGCCAGCCTGACCGGGGTGTTTCTCGGGGCGTATTGGATTCCCATTCGCAGGAAAGCAGCCTTGAATCAGGTGAAAAATCAGGTGCAGGATGCCAAAATCCTGCTGCGTGAAACTTTAAGCCGTGAAGTGAATCTGGAGCAGGAACGTCTGGATGGTCGCCTCAGGGATGCCCTATCGCCTTACACCCGTTTTGTGAAGGCCGAGCAGGACCGCATGAACACCGAGAACCGCAAACTGACCGAATTCATTGCCCGCATCGAGGACCTTGAAGGCCGTGTGCAGTCTTGAATTGATATCCACTTTGAAAACAGGCCACTGAATAACAATTCAGCACAGGCTAGGCCGATGCACCTAAATCAGGGACATCGGCCTTAAACTGTGTCCCAGAGAGGTGAAGATGTTCAGCCTGCCCAGATTGGCCCCCATGTTGTTTGTCCTGTTGTGGAGCACCGGATTCATTGGTGCAAAATACGGGTTGCCTTATGCAGAACCCTTCACCTTTTTGTCCCTGCGCCTGGTGATGGCCACGGTTTTGCTCCTCATTCTCAATGCCTTCATCAAGGAAGGCAAAGCCATGAAGAAAGCCGATTACGGCCACGCTGCGGTGGTGGGTTTCTTGCTCCACGGGGCTTACCTGAGTGGGGTGTTTTATGCCATTCACCTCGGGATGCCTGCTGGCATGGCTGCGGTGATTGTGGGATTGCAGCCCATCCTGAGCACCCTGATTGCCCGCTACACCCTGAGAGAGCAGGGCAGTGTGCTGCAATGGGTGGGGTTGCTGCTGGGCTTTGCAGGCGTGGTGATGGTGGTCAGCCAGAAAATCCATGGCAATGTCCCTGCTCTTGCTTATGTGTCTGCTTTGATCGCTCTGGTCGGCACCACGGCTGGAACCCTGTATCAGAAGCGCTTTGGTTCAGGGATGCCTCTGGTGACCGGAACTGCTGTGCAATATGCCGCCACCAGTCTGGTCCTGATTCCCCTCGCCCTGACTTTTGAAAGCCATCAGGTTCAATTCACCGGAGAATTCTGGTTTGCCCTGATCTGGTTGGTGCTGGTGCTGTCTCTGGGGGCCATTGGCCTCCTGCTGTACCTGATCCAGAGGACCAGCACCGCACAGGTGACCAGTTTGTTTTATCTGGTCCCTCCGGTCACTGCCCTTGAAGCCTTCTTGCTGTTTCATGAAAACCTGAACGCTCTGGCACTGCTTGGCATGGTGGTGGTCGCTGTGGGGGTGTCTCTGGTTTTGAAGCCTGCATCCAGACCGGCCCCTGTGAAAGCCGTGCAACCAGAGGTTTAAATTCAGGTTTTCAGCCAGTACCCGAGCAAAGTCCGATTTTCCAGTGGCACAGCATGCCCTGCAGTCAGTGTGGTTTCAATCTCACTTCCTGAGAAGGACAAAGCAAAATGCAGCAAATCTGAAAGGGCATCGGGCTGCATCACCCCCCAGAGGTGCACCTGATGTCCTTTCAAAAGGGCACATCCGGTCAGGTGGCCTGCCTGATAACACAGCAGGGGAATGTACTCTGGATGCTCCTGCAACTTCATGCTGAGGTGCTGCGAGACAGGTTTTTCCCACTCGGGAAGGTTCCAGCTCTGGCACAGCACTTTCGCAAAGTTGCGGGTTTGCAACCAGTTGACCTGTTCCACCAGATGCCTGCCAGAGGGAGAAACCCCTGTGACCGTGCCCACCTGAAGGGTTTGCACCAGCTTCCGATCTTTGATGGGTGGGCCTGAGAGGCAAAGGGATGCCTCTGGGTGGTTTCCATAAGCGGCATTCAAGCCCAGAATGGGGGTCAAAGGTGCAGCCAGCACCCCCTCAGAGGCACTGGCAGCCAGAGGTTGATGGTAAGCGTAAAGCCTGTCCAGCACCTCCATCTTGAAAATCAATCGTCCAGGCCGAACAGGGCCCGCACGAATTCCTGAGCATCAAAGGGTTGCAGGTCTTCGGCCTTTTCGCCGACCCCGATGAACTTGATGGGCACCCCGAGTTCACGCACGATGGGCACCACGATGCCCCCTTTGGCGGTTCCGTCCAGTTTGGTGACCACCACACCGGTCAGGCCGATGGCTTCGTGGAACTTCTTGGCCTGATTGAGTCCGTTCTGTCCGGTCACGGCGTCCAGCACCAGCCACACTTCGGCAGGTTCGTTTTCGTCTGCTTTCTGGATGACCCGTTTGACCTTCTTCAATTCTTCCATCAGGTTGTGCTTGGTGTGGAGGCGTCCAGCGGTGTCCACCATCAGGAGGTCCACCCCTCGGGCTTTGCGTGCGCTGGCTGCATCAAAAGCCACGGCAGCAGGGTCGCCCCCGTCCGGTCCCTGCACCACATCGATGCCCAGACGGTCTCCCCACACCCCGAGTTGTGCCCCTGCGGCAGCACGGAAAGTGTCTCCAGCAGCGAACATCACGGTGCGCCCGAGCCCTTGATAGTACTGCCCGAGTTTGGCGATGGTGGTGGTTTTGCCCACCCCGTTGACGCCGATCATCATGATCACTTTGCCCTGAGGCAAAACCGTGGTGCGCTTGGCATCGGGTGTGAAGCCGATTTTGCGGTACTGTGCCCTTCTTGCATCAGGTTCGAGTTGCAGGATCAGGGCCTGCATCAGGGCCTCTTGCAGGTTGGTCTGACCGCTGTTTTTGATGTCCTCCAGAATTTCTTCGGTGGCTGCACGGCCCACATCTGCGGCAATGAGGGCGTATTCCAGGTCTTCCAGGGTTTCCAGACGGTTGGTGAAGATGTCTTTGAGGTCTGTTCCCAGAACCCCCACCGACTGGTTCAATTGTTGACGGGTCTTGCTCAGACCCTCTTTAAGCCTTTGAAACCAACTCATAATCCTCCGTATTCTAGCCGACCGAACATCAAAACATCGGGGCAGATGTATCTTTTTTCAATTCACAATTCCAACAGTTCACTTCAGGGCGTTCTGTTGTGCTTCTTTCAGGGCCTGTTCCACAGGCACATTGCCTTTGAGGGCTTTCTCAATGGCAATTTCCAGATCCAGACGCCAGTCGTCCAGTTGAGGGAAAGCGGGCAGGTTCTGGGAGCGCTCAAAGCTCTTGACTGCAGCAGCCAGAATGGGATCCGAAGTCACCTGTTTGGCCACGCTTTTGCGG from Deinococcus misasensis DSM 22328 harbors:
- a CDS encoding dynamin family protein; this translates as MLVTSAIQEILQAERALLTDLHAFLESSGAPPEVTQHARASLLQLDEVFLLVVVGEFNAGKSSFLNALLNTTSLPEGVTPTTDRIYVLLNGEDGELEPTPDPFVVKKRLPLEDLNSIALVDTPGTNAVIRRHQTITEGFLPRADLVLFITSADHPFTESERQFLELTRRWGRNVMLIINKADLLETAQDREQVLNFVREHATHTLGVTPQIFMLSARNQKRTGEDDGFMRFKRTLVDRLSEKERVRLKLMTPLGVARELVRLHTDHLERSRVVLQNDLQTFEHLEMQARVHGHEVKDELAHQLALLEEPLNAFQERAENFINRYYRISRTLDLMKPDRLEENFRKEAIANLERDLEKVLSHSVDRLMESNLRFWEDVQHQLTSRSRENIPRSRFQMDRSAVLEALRNKTEEHTKELLEPSATQEFSGNAQSSVMQAGLISVGGIGLGAAVIALIGGAAADVTGILASLTGVFLGAYWIPIRRKAALNQVKNQVQDAKILLRETLSREVNLEQERLDGRLRDALSPYTRFVKAEQDRMNTENRKLTEFIARIEDLEGRVQS
- a CDS encoding DMT family transporter; this translates as MLFVLLWSTGFIGAKYGLPYAEPFTFLSLRLVMATVLLLILNAFIKEGKAMKKADYGHAAVVGFLLHGAYLSGVFYAIHLGMPAGMAAVIVGLQPILSTLIARYTLREQGSVLQWVGLLLGFAGVVMVVSQKIHGNVPALAYVSALIALVGTTAGTLYQKRFGSGMPLVTGTAVQYAATSLVLIPLALTFESHQVQFTGEFWFALIWLVLVLSLGAIGLLLYLIQRTSTAQVTSLFYLVPPVTALEAFLLFHENLNALALLGMVVVAVGVSLVLKPASRPAPVKAVQPEV
- the ftsY gene encoding signal recognition particle-docking protein FtsY is translated as MSWFQRLKEGLSKTRQQLNQSVGVLGTDLKDIFTNRLETLEDLEYALIAADVGRAATEEILEDIKNSGQTNLQEALMQALILQLEPDARRAQYRKIGFTPDAKRTTVLPQGKVIMMIGVNGVGKTTTIAKLGQYYQGLGRTVMFAAGDTFRAAAGAQLGVWGDRLGIDVVQGPDGGDPAAVAFDAASARKARGVDLLMVDTAGRLHTKHNLMEELKKVKRVIQKADENEPAEVWLVLDAVTGQNGLNQAKKFHEAIGLTGVVVTKLDGTAKGGIVVPIVRELGVPIKFIGVGEKAEDLQPFDAQEFVRALFGLDD